Proteins co-encoded in one Glandiceps talaboti chromosome 22, keGlaTala1.1, whole genome shotgun sequence genomic window:
- the LOC144452446 gene encoding uncharacterized protein LOC144452446, giving the protein MIDRIKHQPWLAYLIFIDTVMMVLVIFFNIMAMGPGTDIGMFKNSTREVNEAYTLDISLPPWTNLVISILVFVWNGFLILYALSTLWRRNFGLYVYVSISDVLTPSFYLFFLISMAMNIGWVFSWCYEVIPLAFVFNVVQEMLLCITLLIVHRRLSINLARMTQSQMTEVWFIRVFVNNGIAMWTQWVFILTLINLAHVVTYSGNGDQEIASTVSLCLFALDCIGWFIAENTVLDKYVRYTTTQYVVDIIAMAGIFSQNTNLNSRNSILSLVVLVMCSIMLLLHVLISIRRHILSERHQSEFQSLSKDAKIADKTLSTSDVEQLSHP; this is encoded by the exons ATGATTGACAGAATAAAACACCAGCCATGGTTGGCATATCTAATTTTCATTGATACTGTTATGATGGTTTTGGTTATATTCTTTAACATCATGGCCATGGGACCAGGAACGGATATCG GTATGTTTAAGAACAGTACTAGAGAAGTAAATGAAGCATACACCTTGGATATCTCTCTCCCACCATGGACAAACTTagttatttcaattctggtgTTTGTATGGAATGGTTTTCTGATCCTCTATGCCTTGTCAACTTTATGGCGAAGGAATTTTGGTCTCTACGTCTACGTTTCCATCTCGGATGTCCTAACTccttcattttatttattcttcTTGATTTCCATGGCGATGAACATTGGATGGGTATTTTCATGGTGTTATGAAGTCATCCCATTGGCGTTTGTATTCAATGTTGTCCAGGAAATGCTCTTGTGCATCACCTTACTTATTGTGCATCGAAGGCTGAGTATAAACTTGGCTAGAATGACCCAGTCTCAGATGACTGAAGTTTGGTTTATACGAGTTTTCGTCAACAATGGAATTGCAATGTGGACTCAGTGGGTTTTTATCCTCACTTTGATAAATCTCGCCCACGTTGTCACGTATAGTGGCAACGGTGATCAAGAAATTGCCTCTACTGTGTCCCTTTGTTTGTTCGCACTGGACTGCATAGGATGGTTCATTGCAGAAAACACTGTACTTGACAAATATGTCCGTTACACTACAACTCAATATGTTGTCGACATCATTGCTATGGCGGGAATATTTTCCCAAAATACGAATCTCAATTCTCGTAATTCAATATTAAGTCTTGTCGTTTTAGTAATGTGTTCAATTATGTTATTGTTacatgttttaatttctatacGGAGACATATTTTATCAGAGAGACATCAAAGTGAATTTCAAAGTTTATCCAAAGATGCAAAAATTGCAGACAAAACCTTAAGCACTAGCGATGTTGAACAACTGAGCCATCCATAA